A segment of the Pseudomonadota bacterium genome:
TCCACTGGAACCTGGACGGTAAATAAGGCTAGCGGAACGTTATCTCCTACGACCACACTCACTACAACCAGCCCCCTTACGGTAACAGCGGGGACGTTTGATCAGGGGAGCTATGCGGTCTCGTTTGGTGCGATGACCATCAACGGTGGTACCTTTACCGGTGGCTCCCAATCTATAACTTGCACCTCCCTTACCGAATCAAGTGGCGCCTTCACCTCAACCAGTGGAACGATGACTATAAATTCTGGCGCTTTTAACCGCACCGGTGGAACATTTACGCATAATTCTGGGACGGTAACTTTCGCAGCCAGTAATTCTGGTACTACAACCATCACCCCTGGCACCTCCCTGACCCTCTATAACGCTCCCTGACCCTCTATAACGTCACATTCTCGCAGGCGAGTACTGGTGGTGACGACTACACCGCTACCTACAATTTAGCTGCCGGCTTTACAGTTGCGGGGAACCTTACGGCACAAAACACGTCGAGCTCGGACTACCTACAGGTGAAAGCGTTAACACCTAATAGTAATCCTACCATTACCGTTAACGGAAACCTCTCCTTTCCGAGCACCCCTGGTAGCGGTTATGCGTTGTATTTTGGTAGCGCTAGCGCTAGTTACAACTTCACGGTCAACCTTGCTGGCTCACTCTCTAATCTGGACGCTCAAGCTGTTGTTTACGCAACTATAGTATCAGCAACCGCTGCCCCAACCAGTACTCCAAACAATACTCCGACCGAAACCCCCGCCGCAACCTCTACCAGCGCCGGTCTGGCCCCACTTACATTTTTGTCCACCAACAATGCGGCATATTTAAGCTATTCCGGCACAGGGACATCAGTAGACCCAATCACTGGCTATGTTGGCGGATTAGGGAACGATACCAATCACATTCTGACATTTACTGTAAATACGACGGGAACTTTGTCCTTTGAAATCTGCGCATCTTCAGAGGCCGGCTATGACGTTGGGTCCATCCAAAGGATTCGATCGCTAGTCGTAACTGGTCTTGGTTCGGTAAGTGGTACTTCGTGCGTCACTTCAACAGTCGCGGTTTTGACCAACGACCAAATACAAATTTCCTATAGTAAGGACGAGTCAGATTCCGATGGTTCAGATCGGGTCAATATTACCTACCTTTACGTTACCGGCAGCGGCTCGACACCAACGCCAACAGCAACGCCGACATCAACCAATACTCCGACCGCTCCCCCAACTGAGACTCCAACTGAGACTCCAACTGAGACTCCGACCGAGACTCCTACTGAGACTCCAACCGAGACTCGGACTGAGACTCCAACCGAAACCCCAACCCCCGCCCCGACCTTTACCAGCGCCGGACCAAGTAGCGTGGTGCTCTCTAATCTCATACTAAGTGGAGTAGATACCAACACCGGCACCATGGATGTCGAGTTTGACATTGCATGGAACTACTCCTGGCGCTTAAGCACAGGGCGGAGCAACTGGGACGCCGTCTGGGTGTTTATGAAGTTTAAGAACGCCTCACGGGGTAGCGGCGAGTGGAAACCCGGCTCGCTGCTCAATACCGGACATACGGCACCCTACGGTTCAGAGATAACTACTGGGCTTATCAATACAGCCACAAGTTTTGATATAGCTACTAACCCCGGAGTGGGTGTCTTTATCTACCGCGACGCCGCTGGCTCAGGGAGCGTAGACTTTAACGATGTAAAGCTACGGTGGGATTATGAGCAGGACGGAGTTGTATACGGTGATGACCTAACCTACCGCATCTACGCCATACATATGGTCTACGTTCCGGATGGGGCGTTCTATGCCGGGGATAACAACACCTCAACTAGCTCATTTAAGCAGGGCTCCGCTGACAACGACCCGTGGTATATAACTAGTGAGTCTGAGATTATAACCAGCTCTGCTAGCGCCGAGTACTATGATGCTACAGGGTATACGATCCCAGCCGCCTTTCCGAAGGGGTACGGTAAGTTCTACCTAATGCGGCACGAGATTACGCAGGAGCAGTGGCGTGATTTCTTTAACTCACTCCCTACTACTGGCAACTACCGCGGCAATCGGGACTGTACCGCTTCGACTAATAGCGGAAAGAATACAGACTCACTTACAAATCGTAATAATCTAAGTTGGAGCGGTAGCGGCTCTGCTACGTTACCCGATCGCAATTCCTCTGAAACATACTGTACGGTTGCGATGAGCTATCTGAGCTGGGAGGATCTAGGCGCCTACCTTGATTGGGCCGGGTTACGACCGCTAAGTGAGCTTGAATACGAGAAGGCAGCTAGGGGCACCCTTGGGGCTCTTAGTGGCGAGTAC
Coding sequences within it:
- a CDS encoding SUMF1/EgtB/PvdO family nonheme iron enzyme; this translates as MKALTPNSNPTITVNGNLSFPSTPGSGYALYFGSASASYNFTVNLAGSLSNLDAQAVVYATIVSATAAPTSTPNNTPTETPAATSTSAGLAPLTFLSTNNAAYLSYSGTGTSVDPITGYVGGLGNDTNHILTFTVNTTGTLSFEICASSEAGYDVGSIQRIRSLVVTGLGSVSGTSCVTSTVAVLTNDQIQISYSKDESDSDGSDRVNITYLYVTGSGSTPTPTATPTSTNTPTAPPTETPTETPTETPTETPTETPTETRTETPTETPTPAPTFTSAGPSSVVLSNLILSGVDTNTGTMDVEFDIAWNYSWRLSTGRSNWDAVWVFMKFKNASRGSGEWKPGSLLNTGHTAPYGSEITTGLINTATSFDIATNPGVGVFIYRDAAGSGSVDFNDVKLRWDYEQDGVVYGDDLTYRIYAIHMVYVPDGAFYAGDNNTSTSSFKQGSADNDPWYITSESEIITSSASAEYYDATGYTIPAAFPKGYGKFYLMRHEITQEQWRDFFNSLPTTGNYRGNRDCTASTNSGKNTDSLTNRNNLSWSGSGSATLPDRNSSETYCTVAMSYLSWEDLGAYLDWAGLRPLSELEYEKAARGTLGALSGEYAWGSTSSTNASSVTNGGLVSEVPGNSGANVNWSGGVSGPLRVGSFAALNYGDPSRASAGAGYYGALELSGNLSERTVTVGNSDGRAFTGLHGNGEVDTNG